A single genomic interval of Spinacia oleracea cultivar Varoflay chromosome 6, BTI_SOV_V1, whole genome shotgun sequence harbors:
- the LOC110794903 gene encoding early light-induced protein 1, chloroplastic-like, translating to MAMSMQVQALLSNSVGAFTNGSNAYPLGFNPRMCKRVSFGVKCMAEEKAGGEPKLNSGLPKPNPSVSSSTSIPTPRPQPKKVSTNFTDLFAFSGPAPERINGRLAMIGFMAAIAVELSNGTDLFTQISDGGSQWFLGTSILLSVASLVPLLQGSRAEAKTQGLMNANAELWNGRIAMLGLVALAVTEIVKGGALV from the coding sequence ATGGCAATGTCTATGCAAGTCCAAGCTCTTCTTTCCAATTCAGTTGGTGCCTTCACTAATGGCTCCAACGCATATCCACTTGGGTTCAATCCACGAATGTGTAAACGTGTCAGTTTCGGTGTCAAGTGTATGGCTGAGGAGAAGGCCGGAGGTGAACCAAAGCTCAACTCCGGTTTACCAAAGCCAAACCCTAGTGTATCTTCATCCACGTCGATCCCAACTCCTAGGCCTCAACCAAAGAAAGTAAGCACAAACTTCACAGACTTGTTCGCATTTAGTGGCCCTGCACCTGAGAGGATCAACGGCCGCCTAGCCATGATCGGGTTCATGGCCGCAATAGCAGTAGAGCTATCTAACGGCACTGACTTATTTACTCAAATATCCGACGGTGGATCACAATGGTTCCTCGGAACAAGCATCCTTCTTTCGGTAGCATCATTGGTGCCGTTACTCCAAGGAAGCCGAGCAGAAGCAAAGACACAAGGGTTAATGAACGCCAACGCCGAGCTTTGGAATGGTAGGATTGCTATGTTAGGCCTTGTTGCCTTGGCTGTAACCGAGATTGTTAAAGGCGGAGCTCTTGTTTGA
- the LOC110794902 gene encoding early light-induced protein 1, chloroplastic yields the protein MAMSMQVQALLSNSVGTFANGSKAYPLGFNPRMAKRVNFGVKCMAEEGAGGEPKLDSSVPKPNPTSSSPTPTPIPTPTPRPQPKKVSTNFTDLFAFSGPAPERINGRLAMIGFVAAIAVELSNGTDLFTQISNGGSQWFLGTSILLSVASLVPLLQGSRAEAKTQGLMNANAELWNGRIAMLGLVALAVTEIVKGGALV from the coding sequence ATGGCAATGTCTATGCAAGTTCAAGCCCTTCTTTCCAACTCTGTTGGTACCTTCGCTAACGGGTCTAAAGCGTATCCACTAGGGTTCAATCCTCGGATGGCTAAACGTGTCAATTTCGGGGTGAAGTGTATGGCGGAGGAAGGGGCTGGGGGTGAACCCAAGCTTGACTCCAGTGTACCCAAACCGAACCCCACTTCGTCCTCACCCACCCCCACCCCGATCCCAACCCCAACCCCAAGGCCACAACCAAAGAAGGTAAGCACAAACTTCACCGACTTATTCGCCTTTAGCGGCCCTGCACCTGAGAGGATCAACGGACGCCTAGCCATGATCGGGTTCGTGGCCGCAATAGCAGTAGAGCTATCTAACGGCACTGACTTATTTACTCAAATATCCAACGGTGGATCACAATGGTTCCTCGGAACAAGCATCCTTCTTTCAGTAGCATCATTGGTGCCATTGCTCCAAGGAAGTCGAGCAGAAGCAAAGACACAAGGGTTAATGAATGCCAACGCCGAACTTTGGAATGGTAGAATTGCCATGTTAGGGCTTGTTGCCTTGGCTGTAACTGAGATCGTTAAAGGTGGAGCTCTTGTTTGA
- the LOC110794901 gene encoding early light-induced protein 1, chloroplastic-like, whose amino-acid sequence MAMSMQVQAVLSNSVGAFTNGSSKAYPLGFNPRMCKRVNFGVKCMAEGGAGGQPKLDSGVPKPNPTVSSPTSIPTPTPTPRPQPKKVSTNFRDLFAFSGPAPERINGRLAMIGFVAAIAVELSNGTDLFTQISDGGSQWFLGTSILLSVASLVPLLQGSRAEAKTQGLMNANAELWNGRIAMLGLVALAVTEIVKGGALV is encoded by the coding sequence ATGGCTATGTCTATGCAAGTACAAGCCGTTCTTTCCAATTCAGTTGGTGCCTTCACTAATGGCTCCTCTAAGGCGTATCCACTAGGGTTCAACCCTCGGATGTGCAAACGTGTCAACTTCGGCGTCAAGTGTATGGCCGAGGGAGGGGCTGGTGGTCAACCCAAACTTGATTCCGGTGTACCCAAGCCAAACCCCACCGTATCTTCACCCACCTCGATCCCAACCCCAACCCCAACCCCAAGGCCACAACCAAAGAAGGTAAGCACAAACTTCAGAGACTTGTTCGCATTTAGCGGCCCTGCACCGGAAAGGATCAACGGCCGCCTAGCCATGATCGGCTTCGTGGCCGCAATAGCAGTAGAGCTATCTAACGGCACTGACCTATTTACTCAAATATCCGACGGTGGATCACAATGGTTCCTAGGAACAAGCATCCTTCTTTCAGTAGCATCATTAGTGCCATTGCTCCAAGGAAGCCGAGCAGAAGCAAAGACACAAGGGTTAATGAATGCCAACGCCGAGCTTTGGAATGGTAGAATTGCTATGTTAGGGCTTGTAGCCTTGGCTGTAACTGAGATCGTTAAAGGTGGAGCGCTTGTTTGA
- the LOC110794900 gene encoding early light-induced protein 1, chloroplastic — MAMSMQVQALVSNSVGAFTNGSKAYPLGFNPRMAKRVNFGVKCMAEGAGGEPKLDSGVPKSNPTVSSPTPIPTPRPQPKKVSTNFTDLFAFSGPAPERINGRLAMIGFVAAIAVELSNGTDLFTQISDGGSQWFLGTSILLSVASLVPLLQGSRAEAKTQGLMNANAELWNGRIAMLGLVALAVTEIVKGGALV; from the exons ATGGCAATGTCTATGCAAGTGCAAGCCCTTGTTTCCAACTCTGTTGGTGCTTTTACTAATGGCTCCAAGGCGTATCCACTAGGGTTCAACCCTCGGATGGCTAAACGCGTAAATTTTGGGGTCAAGTGTATGGCGGAGGGAGCTGGAGGTGAACCCAAGCTTGACTCCGGTGTACCCAAGTCAAACCCCACTGTATCCTCACCCACCCCAATACCAACCCCTAGACCTCAACCTAAGAAG GTAAGCACAAATTTCACAGACTTGTTCGCGTTTAGCGGCCCTGCACCGGAAAGGATCAATGGGCGCCTAGCCATGATCGGGTTCGTGGCCGCAATAGCCGTAGAACTATCTAACGGCACAGACCTATTTACTCAAATATCCGACGGTGGATCACAATGGTTCCTAGGAACAAGCATCCTTCTTTCAGTAGCATCATTAGTGCCATTGCTCCAAGGAAGCCGAGCAGAAGCAAAGACACAAGGGTTAATGAACGCCAATGCCGAGCTTTGGAATGGTAGGATTGCCATGTTAGGCCTTGTTGCCTTGGCTGTTACTGAGATTGTTAAAGGTGGAGCTCttgtttga